A portion of the Halobacillus ihumii genome contains these proteins:
- a CDS encoding enoyl-CoA hydratase/isomerase family protein codes for MINLSNEHLSVSLNGPVLSCVLNRPDSLNAFSDQMVAGLQDALLEAKRNEDIKVVVLSGAGRSFSAGGDVKNMGQATSKEMYEHLGGLNKLILMIKDLAKPVVAVVHGYAAGAGFNLALACDQIIAAEESKFVLSFAQVGLVSDGGGHYFLARILGPYRAKELLFKAEPVPAETALDWGLVNRVFPLSDLEEGAMDYALGLAKGPVQALGMMKKLVDQSDQSDLATILEQERLVQTMMAQTNDHKEGIQAFKDKRKPVFAGK; via the coding sequence ATGATAAATCTTAGTAATGAACATTTGAGTGTGTCATTGAATGGTCCGGTGCTTTCTTGTGTATTAAATAGACCAGATAGTTTGAATGCCTTTTCGGACCAAATGGTTGCGGGGTTACAAGACGCATTGCTTGAAGCTAAGCGTAATGAGGATATCAAAGTTGTCGTCCTGTCCGGGGCTGGAAGGTCTTTTTCAGCTGGAGGCGATGTGAAAAATATGGGGCAGGCGACATCTAAAGAAATGTACGAGCATTTAGGGGGATTAAATAAGTTAATTCTAATGATCAAAGACCTGGCAAAACCAGTAGTAGCTGTCGTTCACGGCTACGCTGCAGGAGCCGGGTTCAATTTAGCTCTTGCTTGTGATCAAATTATTGCAGCAGAGGAAAGTAAGTTCGTGTTAAGCTTTGCCCAGGTTGGGCTTGTGTCTGATGGGGGCGGGCATTATTTCTTAGCGAGGATTCTAGGTCCATATCGAGCGAAGGAGCTTTTATTTAAAGCTGAACCTGTGCCGGCAGAGACGGCATTGGATTGGGGGCTGGTTAATCGAGTATTTCCGCTTTCAGATCTGGAGGAAGGGGCTATGGATTATGCTCTTGGTCTGGCGAAGGGACCTGTTCAGGCTCTCGGAATGATGAAAAAGCTTGTCGATCAATCAGACCAATCTGATTTAGCTACAATCCTTGAACAGGAGCGATTAGTACAAACAATGATGGCACAAACAAATGATCATAAAGAGGGGATTCAAGCCTTCAAAGATAAACGTAAGCCTGTCTTTGCAGGAAAGTGA
- a CDS encoding quinone oxidoreductase family protein translates to MKVIQFEEYGGPEVLRPAEVDKPKPKAGEVLIAVTAIGVNYADTARREGAYVVPTPLPFIPGAEVAGVIEEVGEGVDHYKVGDRIVTLIGSGGYSEYVVTKAAALIPLPEDLTDEVAVSLPLQGLTAYHLLTTMGRLEKGETVLVHAGAGGVGSLAIQLAKHFGAGKIIATASTEEKRTAARDLGADHTVDYTKDDWREVVMRVTDGKGVDIALEMVGGDIFHETIRCMRSFGRMVVYGVASGQPAEMHPSGLMNRNLSIIGFFLPEIMKKPILFERSLQELLKLVQSGKLKLTIGGVYQLEDAAQVHESMQTRKTKGKLILKP, encoded by the coding sequence GTGAAGGTTATTCAGTTTGAAGAATATGGAGGACCAGAAGTTTTACGACCTGCAGAAGTAGATAAGCCAAAACCAAAGGCAGGTGAAGTACTGATTGCAGTAACAGCAATTGGTGTGAACTATGCAGATACAGCAAGGAGGGAAGGGGCATATGTTGTTCCCACACCGCTTCCCTTTATACCAGGTGCAGAAGTTGCGGGAGTTATTGAAGAAGTCGGAGAAGGTGTTGATCACTATAAGGTCGGTGATCGGATTGTCACACTCATTGGGTCAGGTGGTTATTCGGAATATGTAGTAACGAAAGCAGCTGCGTTAATTCCTTTACCTGAAGACTTAACTGATGAAGTTGCCGTCTCCCTGCCGCTTCAAGGGCTAACTGCTTATCACCTGTTAACCACCATGGGGCGTTTAGAAAAAGGCGAAACAGTGCTCGTTCATGCGGGGGCTGGAGGAGTTGGATCATTAGCCATTCAGCTTGCCAAGCATTTTGGCGCTGGCAAAATTATTGCGACAGCTAGTACAGAAGAAAAACGAACTGCAGCCCGTGATCTAGGAGCTGATCATACAGTGGATTACACAAAGGATGATTGGCGCGAGGTAGTGATGAGAGTAACAGATGGAAAAGGAGTTGATATCGCCCTTGAAATGGTTGGAGGAGACATATTCCATGAAACCATTCGGTGCATGCGGTCGTTTGGACGAATGGTTGTTTATGGGGTTGCCAGTGGTCAACCAGCTGAGATGCATCCTTCAGGGCTGATGAATCGTAATTTATCCATTATCGGTTTCTTTTTGCCTGAAATCATGAAGAAGCCAATTTTATTTGAGCGGAGCCTGCAAGAGCTGCTGAAGCTGGTCCAAAGCGGAAAGCTGAAATTGACAATTGGAGGGGTCTATCAATTAGAAGATGCGGCACAAGTACATGAATCAATGCAAACGAGAAAGACGAAAGGAAAATTAATTTTAAAACCATAG
- the glnA gene encoding type I glutamate--ammonia ligase has protein sequence MNYSKDSIKQIVKDEKVEFLRLEFTDMLGETKNVELPVEEIDAVLNDEAMFDSSSISGFSEIQESDMYLVPDLDTFKVLPENVDEDCIARFICDIYTPDGNPFEGDPRYILKRAMKEAKDLGYTVNVGPEPEFFLFKLNEEGYPIRKMNDRAGYFDASPKDKGDKVRRDIARTLKKYGFEMEASHHEVAQGQHEINFRFDDMLKTADNIQTFKNVVKDIASNHDYHATFMPKPITGGNGSGMHCHLSLFTDGDSAFYDQHSDDEISDTMKHFMAGILHHANGIAAITNPNVNSYKRLVPGYEAPVSVAWSHSNRSCMIRVPMTRGNGTRFEVRNPDPTANPYLTLAVLIKAGLEGIRNELDAGEAETRNLYEVSDDSVPTLPTNLKEALKALRNDEVLMDALGDHTSKIYLEEKEQEWNTYSLQVSQWEIEHYMNK, from the coding sequence ATGAATTATTCGAAAGATAGTATTAAACAGATAGTAAAAGATGAAAAAGTAGAATTTCTTCGTTTGGAGTTTACCGATATGTTAGGGGAAACGAAGAATGTGGAGCTTCCGGTCGAAGAAATTGATGCCGTATTAAATGATGAAGCGATGTTTGACAGCTCTTCTATTTCCGGTTTTTCTGAAATTCAAGAAAGTGATATGTACCTCGTTCCAGACTTGGATACATTTAAGGTGTTACCTGAGAATGTAGATGAGGATTGTATTGCTCGATTTATTTGTGATATTTATACACCTGATGGTAACCCATTTGAAGGAGACCCAAGATATATATTAAAAAGAGCCATGAAAGAAGCTAAGGATTTGGGATATACAGTAAATGTAGGACCTGAGCCAGAATTCTTTCTATTTAAGTTAAACGAAGAAGGATATCCGATTCGTAAAATGAATGACCGGGCAGGTTACTTTGATGCCTCGCCTAAAGATAAAGGGGACAAAGTACGCCGCGATATTGCCCGTACATTGAAGAAATACGGGTTTGAGATGGAAGCCTCTCACCACGAAGTTGCACAGGGTCAGCATGAAATTAACTTCCGTTTCGACGATATGCTGAAAACGGCGGATAACATTCAAACCTTTAAAAATGTAGTAAAGGACATCGCATCAAACCATGATTATCATGCGACATTTATGCCTAAACCGATTACCGGCGGAAACGGATCCGGTATGCACTGCCATCTTTCGTTATTTACCGATGGCGATAGTGCTTTTTATGATCAGCATTCTGATGATGAAATTTCAGATACAATGAAACATTTTATGGCGGGAATCTTACACCACGCTAATGGAATCGCTGCAATTACCAATCCGAATGTAAATTCCTATAAACGTCTCGTTCCTGGTTATGAAGCACCAGTTAGTGTGGCATGGTCCCATTCTAACCGGAGCTGTATGATCCGTGTTCCGATGACCCGTGGTAATGGCACGAGATTTGAGGTCCGTAACCCCGACCCGACAGCGAATCCCTACCTTACTCTAGCCGTACTAATTAAAGCAGGGCTTGAAGGTATTCGCAACGAACTGGATGCGGGAGAAGCTGAAACCCGTAACCTTTATGAAGTCAGTGATGATAGTGTCCCAACTTTACCAACGAATTTAAAAGAAGCTCTGAAAGCATTGAGGAATGATGAAGTGTTAATGGATGCTTTAGGAGATCATACTTCAAAAATCTACCTTGAAGAGAAGGAGCAAGAGTGGAACACGTACTCTCTGCAAGTCAGTCAGTGGGAAATTGAACATTATATGAATAAATAA
- a CDS encoding DUF2188 domain-containing protein, with product MPWDTKDYPSSFKSLDTVVRKKAIDIANAMIDEGYDEGRAIPIATEQAKEWYENASQDEKQEMSNKSDKELRNREKDDQSSSRPELLDKGEHVVSHEDGWAVQAEDAKQPSDVFENKQDAVERAKEVAKNKGTSVIIHKQDGSIQDQTTYSN from the coding sequence ATGCCTTGGGATACAAAAGATTATCCAAGTTCATTTAAAAGTTTAGATACTGTGGTAAGAAAAAAAGCGATTGATATTGCAAATGCCATGATTGATGAAGGCTATGACGAAGGACGAGCCATTCCAATTGCGACAGAACAAGCCAAAGAATGGTATGAGAACGCTTCACAAGATGAGAAGCAAGAGATGAGCAATAAAAGTGACAAAGAGTTACGAAACCGGGAAAAAGATGATCAATCTTCCAGTCGTCCTGAGTTATTAGATAAAGGCGAGCATGTCGTGTCGCATGAGGATGGCTGGGCTGTTCAGGCCGAAGATGCTAAACAGCCTTCTGATGTATTTGAAAATAAGCAGGATGCTGTAGAGCGAGCGAAGGAAGTAGCAAAAAATAAAGGAACGAGCGTGATCATTCATAAGCAGGATGGCAGTATCCAGGACCAGACAACCTACAGCAACTAA
- a CDS encoding YwbE family protein: MNGQQRKDIKPGLEVDIVLKKDQRSGNLTRGIVKDLLTKSHSHPHGIKVRLEDGQVGRVKQIHG, translated from the coding sequence ATGAATGGTCAACAACGTAAGGATATTAAACCTGGTTTAGAAGTCGATATTGTCTTAAAAAAAGACCAGCGTAGTGGAAATTTAACACGAGGGATAGTCAAAGATTTACTGACTAAATCACACAGTCATCCTCATGGGATCAAAGTTCGTTTGGAGGATGGCCAAGTAGGAAGAGTAAAGCAAATACACGGGTAA
- a CDS encoding acryloyl-CoA reductase: MTEFKAFYIDQSDGKTNAGIKTISIDALPSSDVLIKVHYSSVNYKDGMVSTPGNPMVKEYPIIPGIDLAGIVVQSKDDRFKEGDAVIATSYEIGVSHHGGYSEYASIPGGWVIPLPDELTLEEAMIYGTAGFTAALSIHKLEKNGLVPSEGPVLVTGATGGVGSMAVAMLTKRGYEVEASTGSIEHKDYLFDLGAVSVVSREDVYDGKLRALGKQRWAAAVDPVGGEPLASLLSQLHYNGAAAVSGLTAGTDVPTQVYPFILRGINLLGVDSVYCPMETRKEVWNRLASDLKISDTFDRIKEVISLEQVPETLTKILEGKTRGRTIVKLG, encoded by the coding sequence ATGACTGAATTTAAAGCTTTCTATATTGACCAGTCTGATGGTAAGACGAATGCTGGGATAAAGACGATTTCCATTGACGCTCTTCCATCAAGTGATGTTTTGATTAAAGTTCATTATTCAAGTGTAAATTATAAAGATGGAATGGTCTCAACACCAGGAAACCCGATGGTTAAGGAATACCCTATTATTCCCGGCATTGATTTAGCCGGAATTGTTGTCCAATCAAAAGATGACCGTTTCAAAGAAGGGGACGCTGTCATTGCTACAAGTTATGAGATAGGTGTTTCCCACCACGGCGGATATAGCGAATACGCCTCTATCCCAGGTGGATGGGTTATCCCGCTTCCAGATGAATTAACCCTCGAAGAAGCGATGATTTATGGAACTGCAGGTTTTACTGCTGCATTGTCTATCCATAAATTAGAGAAAAACGGTCTCGTACCAAGCGAGGGACCCGTTCTCGTTACAGGGGCTACTGGGGGCGTAGGCAGTATGGCAGTTGCTATGCTCACTAAACGAGGCTATGAGGTAGAAGCGAGCACTGGCAGTATAGAACATAAAGACTATTTATTTGATCTTGGAGCTGTTTCTGTCGTTTCACGGGAAGATGTATATGACGGGAAGTTAAGAGCACTTGGCAAACAACGCTGGGCCGCAGCCGTTGACCCTGTGGGTGGTGAACCGCTTGCCTCCCTTCTCTCGCAGCTTCACTATAATGGAGCAGCTGCTGTAAGTGGACTTACAGCTGGGACAGATGTTCCAACACAGGTTTATCCTTTTATATTAAGAGGGATTAATCTTCTTGGAGTGGATTCAGTTTACTGCCCGATGGAAACGAGGAAAGAAGTATGGAACCGGCTCGCAAGTGATCTGAAAATAAGTGATACATTCGATAGAATAAAAGAAGTAATTTCCTTAGAACAAGTTCCTGAAACTTTAACAAAGATTCTAGAGGGGAAGACACGCGGCCGCACAATTGTGAAACTAGGATAG
- a CDS encoding Parvovirus coat protein VP1-like protein codes for MPCFPGYRYCGPWCSGPGAPVNQLDALCMEHDACYRKFGSKRMCDKVFLERLRPWTRHPGRMGRDARLMEMAMRFKTMW; via the coding sequence ATGCCTTGTTTTCCTGGTTATCGATATTGCGGTCCATGGTGCAGCGGCCCAGGGGCTCCGGTAAATCAGTTAGATGCTTTATGTATGGAACATGACGCTTGCTACCGAAAATTCGGTTCAAAAAGAATGTGCGATAAAGTGTTTTTAGAGCGGCTCAGACCATGGACGCGTCACCCTGGAAGAATGGGTAGGGATGCACGATTAATGGAGATGGCCATGAGATTTAAAACGATGTGGTAA
- a CDS encoding M15 family metallopeptidase yields MRGLFNRVVWTLFFGGVTVSLIFTLIELQERNSHIYQVKDEKTPSELNPAVEEGKQHLVNQAAEQGIDVVITDGLRTKQEQDALYAQGRSAEGRIVTYASGGESYHNYGLAIDFALRLDNGDVIWDRNHDGNDNGQSDWMEVVEIAKGLGFEWGGDWKSFKDYPHLQMDFGLSIRELQKGLRPKPKALAEE; encoded by the coding sequence GTGAGGGGACTATTTAATCGTGTTGTTTGGACCTTATTCTTTGGCGGGGTCACAGTTTCCCTTATATTTACATTGATTGAATTACAGGAACGAAATTCACATATATATCAGGTGAAAGATGAGAAAACCCCTTCAGAATTAAATCCAGCTGTGGAAGAGGGGAAACAGCATTTAGTCAATCAGGCAGCTGAACAAGGTATTGATGTCGTTATTACGGATGGACTGAGGACGAAGCAGGAGCAAGATGCTTTATATGCTCAAGGTCGTTCGGCTGAAGGAAGGATAGTAACGTATGCTTCGGGTGGCGAATCCTACCATAACTATGGATTGGCTATTGACTTTGCACTGCGTCTGGATAACGGGGACGTTATTTGGGATCGAAACCATGACGGGAATGATAATGGCCAGTCCGATTGGATGGAAGTAGTGGAGATCGCTAAAGGATTAGGATTTGAATGGGGTGGAGATTGGAAGTCATTTAAGGACTACCCTCACCTGCAAATGGATTTTGGCCTGAGTATTCGTGAATTGCAAAAAGGCCTGCGCCCAAAACCAAAAGCATTGGCAGAAGAGTAA
- a CDS encoding ketopantoate reductase family protein: MKIVILGAGALGAYFGTRWQEAGHEVINLVRSGRAEQLRENGLILHSEQGDYTAEDVIIAENPEEIEDPDLVFLAVKGYHLEGTLHWLKQLVQKGAKVYPVLNGVEHIPILQKELGEEAVIGGLSYIMATLDDKGHVVHTSSFHDLVFGPLHPSQQQICEELSLACNQSNFNGTLSPNILEDIWKKYMFITAFSGITTATNLPIGEVRTYPQTFLIAKRMLEEMKELAAAHQVHLTDEHVEKAFKQLQNLEHEATSSMHQDRRKGLPLEAEHLHGGALRLGKEHNVHMPYIESIRAMIKPFEAYQH, from the coding sequence ATGAAAATCGTTATTTTAGGTGCAGGAGCACTAGGGGCGTATTTCGGCACACGCTGGCAAGAAGCTGGTCATGAAGTTATCAACCTTGTGCGGTCTGGACGGGCAGAACAATTAAGAGAAAACGGATTGATTTTACATAGCGAACAGGGAGATTATACTGCTGAAGACGTGATCATTGCGGAAAACCCAGAAGAAATTGAAGACCCTGACCTAGTTTTTCTAGCTGTAAAAGGGTATCACCTCGAAGGAACACTACACTGGTTAAAGCAGCTTGTCCAAAAAGGAGCAAAGGTATATCCTGTCTTGAACGGAGTAGAGCACATCCCCATTTTACAAAAGGAGCTCGGAGAAGAAGCCGTAATCGGAGGGCTTTCTTATATTATGGCGACCCTTGATGACAAAGGGCATGTTGTGCATACAAGCTCGTTTCACGACCTTGTATTTGGACCGTTACATCCTTCCCAACAGCAAATTTGTGAAGAATTATCATTAGCTTGTAATCAGTCCAACTTTAATGGGACATTGAGTCCAAATATCTTAGAAGATATTTGGAAAAAGTATATGTTTATTACAGCCTTCTCAGGGATTACTACAGCCACCAATCTGCCCATCGGAGAAGTGCGTACCTACCCGCAAACCTTTCTGATTGCCAAACGAATGCTCGAGGAAATGAAAGAATTGGCTGCGGCTCATCAGGTTCACTTAACGGATGAGCATGTAGAAAAAGCCTTTAAACAATTACAAAACCTTGAGCATGAAGCCACTTCCTCTATGCACCAGGACCGCAGAAAAGGGCTGCCGCTTGAGGCTGAACATCTTCATGGGGGTGCATTACGACTTGGTAAAGAGCATAACGTTCACATGCCTTATATTGAAAGTATCCGAGCGATGATCAAACCTTTTGAAGCCTACCAACATTAG
- the mreBH gene encoding rod-share determining protein MreBH, protein MLSNAEIGIDLGTANILIYSKSKGILLNEPSVVAYDTETKNVVAVGKEAKEMVGKTPKNIIPVRPLRDGVIADYDMTAQMLKELLKKVSKKSGISMRKPTVVICTPSGSTSVERRAIHNAVKSYGAKTVHLIEEPIAAAIGADLPVDEPIANVIVDIGGGTTEVAIISFGGVVSSRSIRTGGDVMDEEIIQYVRKAYNILIGERTAEQIKMEVGYALIDHPEEKMDVRGRDMVTGLPKTIELSSTEIQGALKETLEQILETIRATLEECPPELSGDIVDHGVILTGGGSLLKGMQDWLSDVIVVPVHMAPSPLESVAIGTGRSLKMIQKLQKATK, encoded by the coding sequence ATGTTATCAAATGCTGAAATCGGAATTGATTTAGGAACAGCTAATATATTAATCTATTCGAAATCCAAGGGAATTTTACTGAATGAACCATCTGTTGTCGCCTATGATACGGAAACAAAAAATGTCGTGGCCGTTGGGAAAGAAGCAAAAGAAATGGTCGGGAAGACACCGAAAAATATCATCCCAGTTCGCCCCTTAAGGGATGGTGTCATTGCTGATTACGATATGACGGCTCAAATGCTGAAAGAATTATTAAAGAAAGTAAGCAAGAAATCAGGCATTTCAATGCGTAAGCCAACCGTTGTGATTTGTACCCCGTCCGGTTCTACTTCTGTAGAACGAAGAGCCATTCATAATGCTGTAAAAAGCTATGGCGCGAAAACAGTACACCTTATTGAAGAACCGATTGCTGCAGCCATCGGGGCTGACCTGCCTGTCGATGAACCGATTGCAAATGTGATCGTTGATATTGGCGGGGGAACTACTGAAGTGGCAATTATTTCCTTCGGAGGCGTCGTTTCATCCCGTTCTATTCGTACAGGCGGCGATGTTATGGACGAGGAGATCATTCAATACGTTCGTAAAGCTTACAACATTTTGATTGGTGAGCGAACGGCAGAACAAATTAAAATGGAAGTCGGTTATGCGCTTATCGATCACCCTGAGGAAAAAATGGATGTACGAGGACGCGATATGGTAACTGGTTTACCTAAGACCATTGAGCTTTCCTCTACCGAAATCCAGGGAGCATTAAAAGAAACGCTGGAACAAATCCTTGAAACGATTCGTGCTACCTTAGAGGAATGCCCTCCAGAATTAAGCGGAGATATCGTCGATCATGGAGTTATTTTAACAGGAGGCGGTTCTTTACTAAAAGGCATGCAGGATTGGCTGTCAGACGTCATCGTTGTCCCTGTCCATATGGCTCCATCGCCATTAGAATCAGTAGCCATTGGTACTGGCCGTTCCCTGAAAATGATCCAAAAGCTTCAGAAAGCAACGAAGTAA
- a CDS encoding YkgJ family cysteine cluster protein, with the protein MERYLKHQEIINKTKQISDSYVLDQGVFDEIIDQLLNSELDSEDVILEGFQRLLQEVDYEIGRMEHFANLTASCFKGCAFCCYFPIVLSKMEAKIMFRSIENFSEDRKQAIYDHWDRYYEKYAKTLKEAAGMDHNADETKLAYKKLNLPCPLLDPETQTCMAYEVRPIPCRTYLNYADPKVCAEQHLPQEPSSYEFLYNHYFEAINELIQVLYENGENVLVDYPGDVWSYDYLPVWIEKWREGTWHEL; encoded by the coding sequence ATGGAAAGGTATTTAAAACATCAAGAAATCATAAATAAAACAAAACAAATAAGTGACTCATACGTGCTTGACCAAGGGGTTTTCGATGAGATTATCGATCAGCTTCTAAATAGTGAACTAGATTCAGAGGATGTGATTTTAGAAGGATTTCAACGATTGCTTCAAGAAGTAGATTATGAAATAGGGCGGATGGAGCATTTTGCGAACTTGACAGCAAGTTGTTTTAAAGGCTGTGCCTTCTGCTGCTATTTTCCTATTGTTTTAAGTAAAATGGAAGCCAAAATAATGTTTCGTTCGATTGAAAATTTTTCAGAAGATCGCAAGCAGGCTATCTATGATCATTGGGACCGTTATTATGAAAAATATGCAAAAACTCTGAAGGAAGCGGCAGGAATGGATCATAATGCAGATGAGACGAAGTTGGCCTATAAAAAATTAAATCTCCCTTGTCCGCTGCTTGATCCTGAAACACAAACGTGTATGGCCTATGAGGTGAGGCCCATTCCTTGTCGTACTTATTTAAACTACGCTGATCCAAAGGTATGTGCAGAACAACATCTGCCACAAGAACCATCCAGTTACGAGTTTTTATACAATCATTATTTTGAAGCTATTAATGAGTTAATCCAAGTGCTCTATGAAAATGGAGAGAATGTATTAGTCGATTATCCTGGTGACGTATGGAGTTATGACTACCTGCCTGTTTGGATTGAAAAATGGAGAGAGGGGACATGGCATGAGCTTTAA
- a CDS encoding MOSC domain-containing protein: MSFKVLSLNVGRPENYSTDKGELRSAYRKQPVTEPVYLSSLNFSGDEQADKKHHGGVDQAVCLYPANHYRHFEKEYGMTFPYPSFGENITVEGIHECDTHIGDVFTLGEAEVQVTKPRKPCYIIARTHGIDDFPARLTKTGFTGFYLRVLKEGNVSQGDVMRLKHADPAGLTVADVNDVKFNDRNNKEKINRIIRVEALAEDLRQSLLRRL; this comes from the coding sequence ATGAGCTTTAAAGTGCTTTCGTTAAACGTGGGAAGGCCGGAAAATTACTCGACAGATAAAGGAGAATTAAGAAGTGCCTACCGAAAACAACCAGTAACTGAACCGGTGTATTTAAGCTCTTTAAATTTTTCTGGAGATGAACAGGCGGATAAAAAACATCATGGCGGAGTGGACCAGGCCGTCTGTCTATATCCTGCTAACCATTACCGACACTTTGAAAAGGAATATGGCATGACATTTCCTTATCCATCCTTTGGGGAAAATATTACGGTTGAAGGCATTCATGAGTGTGACACGCATATTGGGGATGTTTTTACGTTGGGGGAAGCTGAAGTGCAAGTAACGAAACCTCGGAAACCTTGTTATATCATAGCTCGTACCCACGGCATAGATGATTTTCCGGCACGTTTAACTAAAACAGGCTTCACGGGATTTTATTTGCGAGTACTGAAAGAGGGAAATGTATCTCAAGGTGATGTGATGCGTTTAAAGCATGCTGACCCGGCGGGCTTAACGGTGGCAGATGTGAACGATGTGAAGTTTAATGATCGGAATAATAAAGAAAAAATTAACCGGATCATTCGAGTAGAGGCCCTTGCAGAGGACTTACGTCAATCTTTATTAAGACGACTTTAA
- a CDS encoding DUF1992 domain-containing protein: MDFGHIIEEKIKRSIESGDFDHLPGKGKPLPKDELAYVPDDLRNSYRVLKNANMLPEEMQIKKDIVKLEELLADCDDPERQSHFQHQLSEKRIRFNLLMEKRKMQQTGAFRQYQGRINRKFGF; encoded by the coding sequence ATGGATTTTGGCCATATTATTGAAGAGAAAATTAAGCGGTCTATTGAGTCCGGAGATTTCGATCATCTGCCTGGAAAAGGAAAGCCATTGCCTAAAGATGAGCTCGCCTACGTTCCTGATGATCTGCGCAATAGCTATCGTGTTTTAAAAAATGCAAATATGCTTCCAGAAGAAATGCAGATCAAAAAAGATATCGTGAAGTTGGAGGAGTTGTTGGCAGATTGTGATGATCCCGAGCGGCAATCTCATTTTCAACATCAGCTCTCTGAAAAAAGAATTCGATTTAATTTGTTAATGGAAAAGCGAAAAATGCAGCAAACGGGTGCTTTTCGGCAATATCAGGGAAGGATCAATCGTAAGTTTGGTTTTTGA
- a CDS encoding SOS response-associated peptidase, protein MCGRFTLTVNELDILKEFELSKPIEHYEPRYNIAPGQKVLAIIHDGTRKRAGYMKWGLVPSWAKDPKIGYKMINARSETVHQKPSFSSLLKRKRCLILADSFFEWKVVDGKKQPMRIKPSNRKIFAFAGLWDKWKDNEEELFTCTILTQAANEFMENIHHRMPVILGSEYQEQWIAPNSWEAAVAHQFLQQITMEELEAHKVSTYVNSAKNEGEECITPLT, encoded by the coding sequence ATGTGTGGGCGATTCACGCTGACGGTCAACGAGCTAGACATATTAAAGGAGTTTGAGCTGTCAAAACCGATCGAGCATTATGAGCCAAGATATAACATTGCTCCAGGACAAAAGGTTCTGGCCATAATCCATGATGGAACAAGGAAAAGGGCTGGCTACATGAAGTGGGGGCTTGTTCCCTCATGGGCAAAGGATCCGAAAATAGGCTACAAGATGATCAATGCAAGAAGTGAAACTGTGCATCAAAAGCCTAGTTTTTCCTCTCTTTTAAAAAGAAAACGCTGCTTAATCCTGGCAGATAGTTTTTTTGAGTGGAAAGTGGTGGATGGGAAAAAGCAGCCAATGAGGATCAAGCCTAGTAACCGAAAGATATTCGCCTTTGCGGGTTTGTGGGATAAATGGAAAGACAATGAGGAAGAGCTCTTTACTTGTACGATCCTTACTCAAGCAGCCAATGAGTTTATGGAAAACATTCATCACCGTATGCCGGTGATTCTCGGGTCTGAATACCAGGAACAATGGATTGCCCCGAACTCCTGGGAGGCTGCAGTTGCTCATCAGTTTCTCCAGCAGATAACGATGGAGGAGCTTGAAGCTCACAAAGTGAGTACGTATGTGAATTCTGCTAAAAATGAAGGGGAAGAATGTATTACTCCACTAACCTGA